A window of Primulina tabacum isolate GXHZ01 chromosome 4, ASM2559414v2, whole genome shotgun sequence contains these coding sequences:
- the LOC142541620 gene encoding transcription factor bHLH62-like isoform X2 produces the protein MVSSNNSALSGDCFLLGELIGKLGGIGGFRPASGASNRYAGMNNGSASDPCHDPIDMPTSASKFSCFGSRSLNGRASPPFGQNNAELLQHEFSSPSMANGKVLPRILSSPCLKRDGSSLETMNYSQELRPFDAVPSGSDKKKTRFSGSCMNSNEESSFSEQFIPGAETGSKTSSELDHRKRKVSSSVHSKEDVSIIAKGLDVDEEANTKRSKKCIKSGKDVITDAKAETAEPPKDYIHVRARRGQATDSHSLAERVRREKIGERMKLLQDLVPGCNKVTGKALMLDEIINYVKSLQCQVEFLSMKLSSVNPDLDINISNIISKNILQQNAILQPQVQQMLYPFDPSAFYSHQSAQQLIDPLPSIDPFGEILPQFRAFGEDDLHSIVQMSLGLEDPVKDLTLHPQNFPVPKQICNTKVRR, from the exons ATGGTTTCCTCCAACAACTCGGCCCTGTCAGGAGACTGTTTCCTCCTTGGTGAATTGATCGGGAAACTTGGCGGCATTGGTGGCTTCCGACCGGCCTCCGGTGCGTCGAATCGTTACGCAGGAATGAACAATGGCAGTGCTAGTGATCCCTGTCATGATCCAATCGACATGCCCACATCAGCTTCCAAGTTTTCTTGCTTCGGCAGCAGAAGTTTAAATGGCAGAGCAAGCCCACCATTTGGCCAGAACAATGCTGAATTATTACAGCACGAATTTAGTTCTCCATCAATGGCGAATGGGAAAGTACTGCCAAGAATCTTGAGCAGCCCTTGTCTGAAGAGAGATGGATCTTCGCTAGAAACCATGAATTACAGTCAAGAATTGAGGCCTTTTGATGCGGTGCCATCGGGTTCTGACAAGAAAAAGACTAGATTTTCAGGGTCGTGCATGAACTCCAATGAAGAATCATCTTTTTCCGAGCAATTCATCCCCGGCGCAGAAACAGGCTCAAAAACATCAAGCGAGCTCGATCATCGTAAAAGAAAAGTGAGTTCAAGTGTACATTCCAAAGAAGATGTTTCGATTATAGCTAAG GGATTAGATGTGGACGAGGAAGCAAACACAAAACGTTCGAAAAAGTGTATAAAGAGTGGCAAAGATGTGATTACAGATGCTAAAGCAGAAACAGCCGAGCCACCAAAGGACTATATCCATGTCAGGGCAAGAAGGGGCCAAGCCACTGACAGCCACAGTCTTGCTGAAAGA GTGCGGCGGGAGAAGATCGGTGAAAGGATGAAACTTCTCCAGGATCTTGTGCCAGGTTGCAATAAG GTTACTGGAAAGGCACTGATGCTTGATGAGATCATAAATTATGTGAAGTCTTTGCAATGCCAAGTTGAG TTCTTGTCGATGAAATTATCCTCGGTGAATCCAGATCTGGATATTAACATTAGCAATATTATTTCCAAGAAT ATACTTCAACAAAATGCAATCCTACAACCACAAGTCCAACAAATGTTGTACCCATTTGATCCCTCAGCATTTTACAGTCACCAAAGTGCTCAACAACTAATTGACCCTCTACCTTCTATTGATCCATTTGGTGAAATTCTTCCTCAG TTTCGAGCATTTGGCGAAGACGACTTGCACAGCATCGTTCAAATGAGTCTTGGCCTAGAAGATCCTGTCAAGGACTTGACTCTTCATCCTCAAAATTTTCCAG TTCCGAAACAAATTTGTAACACCAAAGTTAGGAGGTGA
- the LOC142541620 gene encoding transcription factor bHLH62-like isoform X1, protein MVSSNNSALSGDCFLLGELIGKLGGIGGFRPASGASNRYAGMNNGSASDPCHDPIDMPTSASKFSCFGSRSLNGRASPPFGQNNAELLQHEFSSPSMANGKVLPRILSSPCLKRDGSSLETMNYSQELRPFDAVPSGSDKKKTRFSGSCMNSNEESSFSEQFIPGAETGSKTSSELDHRKRKVSSSVHSKEDVSIIAKGLDVDEEANTKRSKKCIKSGKDVITDAKAETAEPPKDYIHVRARRGQATDSHSLAERVRREKIGERMKLLQDLVPGCNKVTGKALMLDEIINYVKSLQCQVEFLSMKLSSVNPDLDINISNIISKNILQQNAILQPQVQQMLYPFDPSAFYSHQSAQQLIDPLPSIDPFGEILPQQFRAFGEDDLHSIVQMSLGLEDPVKDLTLHPQNFPVPKQICNTKVRR, encoded by the exons ATGGTTTCCTCCAACAACTCGGCCCTGTCAGGAGACTGTTTCCTCCTTGGTGAATTGATCGGGAAACTTGGCGGCATTGGTGGCTTCCGACCGGCCTCCGGTGCGTCGAATCGTTACGCAGGAATGAACAATGGCAGTGCTAGTGATCCCTGTCATGATCCAATCGACATGCCCACATCAGCTTCCAAGTTTTCTTGCTTCGGCAGCAGAAGTTTAAATGGCAGAGCAAGCCCACCATTTGGCCAGAACAATGCTGAATTATTACAGCACGAATTTAGTTCTCCATCAATGGCGAATGGGAAAGTACTGCCAAGAATCTTGAGCAGCCCTTGTCTGAAGAGAGATGGATCTTCGCTAGAAACCATGAATTACAGTCAAGAATTGAGGCCTTTTGATGCGGTGCCATCGGGTTCTGACAAGAAAAAGACTAGATTTTCAGGGTCGTGCATGAACTCCAATGAAGAATCATCTTTTTCCGAGCAATTCATCCCCGGCGCAGAAACAGGCTCAAAAACATCAAGCGAGCTCGATCATCGTAAAAGAAAAGTGAGTTCAAGTGTACATTCCAAAGAAGATGTTTCGATTATAGCTAAG GGATTAGATGTGGACGAGGAAGCAAACACAAAACGTTCGAAAAAGTGTATAAAGAGTGGCAAAGATGTGATTACAGATGCTAAAGCAGAAACAGCCGAGCCACCAAAGGACTATATCCATGTCAGGGCAAGAAGGGGCCAAGCCACTGACAGCCACAGTCTTGCTGAAAGA GTGCGGCGGGAGAAGATCGGTGAAAGGATGAAACTTCTCCAGGATCTTGTGCCAGGTTGCAATAAG GTTACTGGAAAGGCACTGATGCTTGATGAGATCATAAATTATGTGAAGTCTTTGCAATGCCAAGTTGAG TTCTTGTCGATGAAATTATCCTCGGTGAATCCAGATCTGGATATTAACATTAGCAATATTATTTCCAAGAAT ATACTTCAACAAAATGCAATCCTACAACCACAAGTCCAACAAATGTTGTACCCATTTGATCCCTCAGCATTTTACAGTCACCAAAGTGCTCAACAACTAATTGACCCTCTACCTTCTATTGATCCATTTGGTGAAATTCTTCCTCAG CAGTTTCGAGCATTTGGCGAAGACGACTTGCACAGCATCGTTCAAATGAGTCTTGGCCTAGAAGATCCTGTCAAGGACTTGACTCTTCATCCTCAAAATTTTCCAG TTCCGAAACAAATTTGTAACACCAAAGTTAGGAGGTGA